A window of the Synchiropus splendidus isolate RoL2022-P1 chromosome 6, RoL_Sspl_1.0, whole genome shotgun sequence genome harbors these coding sequences:
- the erc2 gene encoding ERC protein 2 isoform X1, with product MYGSARAVGHIESSPARSPRLPRSPRLGHRRANSGGGGGAGGKTLSMENIQSLNAAYATSGPMYLSDHEAVGSTATYPKGTVTLGRATSRAMYGGRVTAMGSSPNIASVGLPHGDLLSYSDLGSLSMLHSHHHQGVPSALLRQAVRSSGGELLEMQAQLRDMQRENELLRRELDLKDSKLGSSTNSIKSFWSPELKKERIMRKEEAARTSILKEQMRVTHEENQLMDARRTKHLQMTIQALQDELRTQRDLNHLLQQESGNRAASDHFTTIELTEENFRRLQAEHDRQAKELFLLRKTLEEMELRIETQKQTLGARDESIKKLLEMLQSKGLPSGPGRASDEEEQERSRRIAEAEAQLGHLEVILDQKEKENIHLREELHRRNQLHQDPSKTKALQTIIEMKDTKIASLERNIRDLEDEIQMLKANGLLNSEDREEEIKQMEVYKNHSKFMKTKIDQLKQELSKKESELLALQTKLETLNNQNSDCKQHIEVLKESLTAKEQRAAILQTEVDALRLRLEEKESFLNKKTKQLQDLTEEKGTLAGEIRDMKDMLEVKERKINVLQKKIENLQEQLRDKDKQLGNLKDRVKSLQTDSSNTDTALATLEEALSEKERIIERLKDQREREDRERLEEVDLYKKENKDLKEKVNSLQIELTEKESSLIDLKEHASSLASSGLKKDSKLKSLEIAIEQKKEECSKLETQLQKQAEQLFSQMNNPKAHEVEHQTGPRGNPEYVDRVKLLEKEVNYYKDEANKSQAEVERLLDILREVETEKNDKDKKIAELESPPPFAPRPTPRPSGRAPPDPLPSVSAAPQQIGGMVWDFLGKQGGKEQNKKGSNIKLGPQGDKKILGQDPRKDGSLEGVKLEELMNTLERTRQELDSTKQRLSSTQQSLQERDSHLTNMRQERRKQLEEILEMKQQALLAAISEKDANIALLELSASNKKKTQEEVMALKRERDKLMHQLKQHTQSRMKLIADNYEDEQYHPHGPHHPPSQPQTQYPHPPHAQQAQYPHGPHPQHQPHPQHPQHPPHPQGPQQHPHPQQPQMPYPHAPHPQQHPPHSQPPPQHQQHPRQPQPQLQHPPQHPHGHPPPQQPHGPPQPGPHPQHPHPQHPQHPQHLQHAPQPHHPQHPHHAQHPRHPSPHHRGGPARGPPHAGHRPSPDQDDEEGIWA from the exons ATGTACGGCAGTGCCAGAGCTGTAGGTCATATCGAGAGCAGCCCCGCGCGGTCCCCGCGCCTGCCAAGGTCCCCCAGATTGGGCCATCGCAGGGCCAAcagtgggggtgggggtggtgCGGGGGGCAAGACGCTCTCCATGGAGAACATCCAGTCCCTGAATGCTGCTTACGCTACTTCAGGGCCCATGTACCTAAGTGACCACGAGGCTGTGGGCTCCACTGCCACGTACCCGAAAGGCACAGTGACTCTGGGCCGCGCCACCAGCCGGGCCATGTACGGGGGCCGCGTCACAGCCATGGGCAGCAGTCCTAACATTGCTTCTGTGGGGCTGCCCCACGGTGACCTTCTGTCTTACAGTGACCTGGGCTCCCTCTCCATGCTGCACTCCCACCACCACCAGGGGGTGCCCTCCGCCCTGCTGAGGCAGGCGGTGCGAAGCAGTGGGGGGGAGCTGCTGGAGATGCAGGCCCAGCTCAGAGATATGCAGAGGGAGAATGAGCTGCTGCGCAGGGAGCTTGACCTGAAGGACAGTAAGTTGGGATCATCCACTAACAGCATCAAGAGCTTCTGGAGCCCGGAGCTGAAGAAGGAGCGCATCATGAGGAAGGAGGAAGCGGCTCGGACCTCCATCTTAAAGGAgcagatgagagtcactcaCGAAGAGAACCAG CTGATGGATGCCAGGAGAACTAAG CATCTCCAGATGACGATCCAGGCTCTGCAGGACGAGCTGCGCACCCAACGGGACCTCAaccacctgctgcagcaggagagcGGGAACCGGGCCGCCTCGGATCACTTCACCACCATTGAGCTGACCGAGGAGAACTTCCGCAGGCTGCAGGCCGAGCATGACCGACAGGCCAAGGAGCTGTTTTTGCTGAGGAAAAccctggaggagatggagctgAGGATCGAGACCCAGAAACAGACGCTGGGCGCCCGGGACGAGTCCATCAAGAAGCTGCTGGAGATGCTTCAGAGTAAAGGGCTGCCGTCCGGACCTGGCCGGGCTTCTgacgaggaggagcaggagaggagccgGCGCATTGCTGAAGCAGAGGCTCAGCTAGGTCACCTGGAGGTCATACTGGAtcagaaggaaaaggaaaacatccATCTTAGAGAG GAACTGCACAGGAGAAACCAACTGCATCAGGATCCAAGTAAGACTAAGGCCCTGCAGACCATCATAGAGATGAAA GACACCAAAATCGCCTCCTTGGAGCGCAACATCCGAGATCTGGAGGATGAGATTCAAATGCTGAAGGCCAACGGTTTGCTCAACTCAGAGGACCGAGAGGAGGAGATCAAACAGATGGAGGTCTACAAGAACCACTCCAAGTTCATGAAGACGAAG ATCGACCAGCTGAAGCAGGAGCTGTCAAAGAAGGAGTCGGAGCTGTTGGCTCTGCAGACCAAGCTAGAGACCCTGAACAACCAGAACTCAGACTGCAAACAGCACATCGAGGTGCTCAAAGAGTCTCTCACTGCCAAAGAGCAACGAGCTGCCATCCTGCAGACGGAG GTGGACGCGCTGCGTCTGcgtctggaggagaaggaatCCTTCCTGAACAAGAAGACGAAGCAGCTGCAGGACCTGACGGAGGAGAAAGGAACTCTTGCTGGAGAAATCAGGGACATGAAGGACATGTTGGAAGTCAAAGAGAGGAAGATTAATGTGCTGCAGAAAAAG ATTGAGAATCTTCAGGAACAGTTGAGAGACAAAGACAAGCAGCTGGGGAACCTGAAAGACAGAGTCAAGTCTCTGCAGACCGACTCCAGTAACACTGACACTGCCCTGGCCACGCTGGAGGAGGCGCTATCAGAGAAG GAGAGAATAATCGAACGTCTAAAGgaccaaagagagagagaagacagaGAACGCCTGGAGGAAGTGGATCTAtataagaaagaaaacaaggacCTGAAGGAGAAAGTGAACAGCCTGCAGATAGAATTAACTGAAAAGGag TCCAGTCTCATCGATTTAAAAGAACACGCCTCCTCGCTGGCATCGTCCGGCCTCAAGAAAGACTCCAAGCTCAAGTCGCTGGAGATTGCCATTGAGCAGAAAAAAGAGGAGTGTAGTAAGTTGGAGACGCAGTTGCAGAAG CAAGCTGAGCAGCTTTTCAGTCAGATGAACAATCCT AAAGCCCACGAGGTGGAGCATCAGACCGGGCCCAGGGGGAACCCCGAGTATGTCGACCGAGTCAAACTGCTGGAGAAAGAGGTGAACTACTACAAAGATGAAGCCAACAAGAGCCAGGCCGAGGTGGAGAGACTGCTGGACATCCTGCGAGAGGTGGAGACGGAGAAAAATGACAAGGACAAGAAGATCGCAGAGTTGGAAAG TCCCCCACCCTTTGCCCCACGTCCAACCCCTCGTCCCAGTGGCAGAGCCCCTCCTGACCCGCTCCCTTCTGTGTCCGCTGCCCCCCAGCAGATAGGGGGCATGGTGTGGGATTTCCTGGGAAA GCAAGGAGGCAAAGAGCAGAATAAGAAGGGCTCCAACATTAAACTGGGACCACAGGGCGACAAAAAAATCTTAGGTCAGGACCCACGTAAGGACGGCTCCCTGGAAGGTGTCAAG TTGGAGGAGCTGATGAACACGTTGGAGCGAACAAGACAAGAGCTGGACTCCACCAAGCAGCGCCTCTCGTCCACGCAGCAGTCTCTGCAGGAACGGGACTCGCACCTCACCAACATGAGACAAGAGCGACGGAAACAgctggaggagatcctggagaTGAA ACAACAAGCTCTACTGGCAGCCATCAGTGAGAAAGATGCCAACATCGCTCTCCTGGAACTGTCAGCCTCGAATAAGAAGAAGACTCAAGAAGAGGTGATGGCGCTGAAGAGAGAGCGGGACAAGCTGATGCACCAGCTCAAGCAACAC acacagagcaggatgAAACTGATAGCAGACAACTATGAAGATGAGCAGTACCACCCTCACGGCCCTCACCATCCTCCGTCTCAGCCTCAGACGCAGTACCCCCACCCTCCTCACGCCCAGCAGGCTCAGTATCCACACGGCCCTCACCCGCAGCATCAGCCACACCCGCAACACCCTCAGCACCCTCCACACCCCCAGGGTCCCCAGCAGCACCCTCACCCGCAGCAGCCGCAGATGCCCTATCCACACGCTCCTCATCCACAGCAGCACCCTCCGCACAGCCAACCTCCgccgcagcatcagcagcacccACGTCAACcccagccccagctccagcaccCACCCCAGCACCCTCACGGAcaccctcctcctcagcagccgCACGGCCCTCCACAGCCGGGGCCACACCCACAACACCCACACCCGCAGCACCCACAGCACCCGCAGCACCTTCAACACGCCCCGCAGCCGCATCACCCACAGCACCCGCACCACGCTCAGCATCCACGCCACCCGTCCCCCCACCACCGTGGAGGACCAGCACGAGGACCCCCACACGCCGGCCATCGCCCTTCTCCAGACCAG GACGATGAGGAAGGAATCTGGGCATAA
- the erc2 gene encoding ERC protein 2 isoform X3, whose product MYGSARAVGHIESSPARSPRLPRSPRLGHRRANSGGGGGAGGKTLSMENIQSLNAAYATSGPMYLSDHEAVGSTATYPKGTVTLGRATSRAMYGGRVTAMGSSPNIASVGLPHGDLLSYSDLGSLSMLHSHHHQGVPSALLRQAVRSSGGELLEMQAQLRDMQRENELLRRELDLKDSKLGSSTNSIKSFWSPELKKERIMRKEEAARTSILKEQMRVTHEENQHLQMTIQALQDELRTQRDLNHLLQQESGNRAASDHFTTIELTEENFRRLQAEHDRQAKELFLLRKTLEEMELRIETQKQTLGARDESIKKLLEMLQSKGLPSGPGRASDEEEQERSRRIAEAEAQLGHLEVILDQKEKENIHLREELHRRNQLHQDPSKTKALQTIIEMKDTKIASLERNIRDLEDEIQMLKANGLLNSEDREEEIKQMEVYKNHSKFMKTKIDQLKQELSKKESELLALQTKLETLNNQNSDCKQHIEVLKESLTAKEQRAAILQTEVDALRLRLEEKESFLNKKTKQLQDLTEEKGTLAGEIRDMKDMLEVKERKINVLQKKIENLQEQLRDKDKQLGNLKDRVKSLQTDSSNTDTALATLEEALSEKERIIERLKDQREREDRERLEEVDLYKKENKDLKEKVNSLQIELTEKESSLIDLKEHASSLASSGLKKDSKLKSLEIAIEQKKEECSKLETQLQKQAEQLFSQMNNPKAHEVEHQTGPRGNPEYVDRVKLLEKEVNYYKDEANKSQAEVERLLDILREVETEKNDKDKKIAELESPPPFAPRPTPRPSGRAPPDPLPSVSAAPQQIGGMVWDFLGKQGGKEQNKKGSNIKLGPQGDKKILGQDPRKDGSLEGVKLEELMNTLERTRQELDSTKQRLSSTQQSLQERDSHLTNMRQERRKQLEEILEMKQQALLAAISEKDANIALLELSASNKKKTQEEVMALKRERDKLMHQLKQHTQSRMKLIADNYEDEQYHPHGPHHPPSQPQTQYPHPPHAQQAQYPHGPHPQHQPHPQHPQHPPHPQGPQQHPHPQQPQMPYPHAPHPQQHPPHSQPPPQHQQHPRQPQPQLQHPPQHPHGHPPPQQPHGPPQPGPHPQHPHPQHPQHPQHLQHAPQPHHPQHPHHAQHPRHPSPHHRGGPARGPPHAGHRPSPDQDDEEGIWA is encoded by the exons ATGTACGGCAGTGCCAGAGCTGTAGGTCATATCGAGAGCAGCCCCGCGCGGTCCCCGCGCCTGCCAAGGTCCCCCAGATTGGGCCATCGCAGGGCCAAcagtgggggtgggggtggtgCGGGGGGCAAGACGCTCTCCATGGAGAACATCCAGTCCCTGAATGCTGCTTACGCTACTTCAGGGCCCATGTACCTAAGTGACCACGAGGCTGTGGGCTCCACTGCCACGTACCCGAAAGGCACAGTGACTCTGGGCCGCGCCACCAGCCGGGCCATGTACGGGGGCCGCGTCACAGCCATGGGCAGCAGTCCTAACATTGCTTCTGTGGGGCTGCCCCACGGTGACCTTCTGTCTTACAGTGACCTGGGCTCCCTCTCCATGCTGCACTCCCACCACCACCAGGGGGTGCCCTCCGCCCTGCTGAGGCAGGCGGTGCGAAGCAGTGGGGGGGAGCTGCTGGAGATGCAGGCCCAGCTCAGAGATATGCAGAGGGAGAATGAGCTGCTGCGCAGGGAGCTTGACCTGAAGGACAGTAAGTTGGGATCATCCACTAACAGCATCAAGAGCTTCTGGAGCCCGGAGCTGAAGAAGGAGCGCATCATGAGGAAGGAGGAAGCGGCTCGGACCTCCATCTTAAAGGAgcagatgagagtcactcaCGAAGAGAACCAG CATCTCCAGATGACGATCCAGGCTCTGCAGGACGAGCTGCGCACCCAACGGGACCTCAaccacctgctgcagcaggagagcGGGAACCGGGCCGCCTCGGATCACTTCACCACCATTGAGCTGACCGAGGAGAACTTCCGCAGGCTGCAGGCCGAGCATGACCGACAGGCCAAGGAGCTGTTTTTGCTGAGGAAAAccctggaggagatggagctgAGGATCGAGACCCAGAAACAGACGCTGGGCGCCCGGGACGAGTCCATCAAGAAGCTGCTGGAGATGCTTCAGAGTAAAGGGCTGCCGTCCGGACCTGGCCGGGCTTCTgacgaggaggagcaggagaggagccgGCGCATTGCTGAAGCAGAGGCTCAGCTAGGTCACCTGGAGGTCATACTGGAtcagaaggaaaaggaaaacatccATCTTAGAGAG GAACTGCACAGGAGAAACCAACTGCATCAGGATCCAAGTAAGACTAAGGCCCTGCAGACCATCATAGAGATGAAA GACACCAAAATCGCCTCCTTGGAGCGCAACATCCGAGATCTGGAGGATGAGATTCAAATGCTGAAGGCCAACGGTTTGCTCAACTCAGAGGACCGAGAGGAGGAGATCAAACAGATGGAGGTCTACAAGAACCACTCCAAGTTCATGAAGACGAAG ATCGACCAGCTGAAGCAGGAGCTGTCAAAGAAGGAGTCGGAGCTGTTGGCTCTGCAGACCAAGCTAGAGACCCTGAACAACCAGAACTCAGACTGCAAACAGCACATCGAGGTGCTCAAAGAGTCTCTCACTGCCAAAGAGCAACGAGCTGCCATCCTGCAGACGGAG GTGGACGCGCTGCGTCTGcgtctggaggagaaggaatCCTTCCTGAACAAGAAGACGAAGCAGCTGCAGGACCTGACGGAGGAGAAAGGAACTCTTGCTGGAGAAATCAGGGACATGAAGGACATGTTGGAAGTCAAAGAGAGGAAGATTAATGTGCTGCAGAAAAAG ATTGAGAATCTTCAGGAACAGTTGAGAGACAAAGACAAGCAGCTGGGGAACCTGAAAGACAGAGTCAAGTCTCTGCAGACCGACTCCAGTAACACTGACACTGCCCTGGCCACGCTGGAGGAGGCGCTATCAGAGAAG GAGAGAATAATCGAACGTCTAAAGgaccaaagagagagagaagacagaGAACGCCTGGAGGAAGTGGATCTAtataagaaagaaaacaaggacCTGAAGGAGAAAGTGAACAGCCTGCAGATAGAATTAACTGAAAAGGag TCCAGTCTCATCGATTTAAAAGAACACGCCTCCTCGCTGGCATCGTCCGGCCTCAAGAAAGACTCCAAGCTCAAGTCGCTGGAGATTGCCATTGAGCAGAAAAAAGAGGAGTGTAGTAAGTTGGAGACGCAGTTGCAGAAG CAAGCTGAGCAGCTTTTCAGTCAGATGAACAATCCT AAAGCCCACGAGGTGGAGCATCAGACCGGGCCCAGGGGGAACCCCGAGTATGTCGACCGAGTCAAACTGCTGGAGAAAGAGGTGAACTACTACAAAGATGAAGCCAACAAGAGCCAGGCCGAGGTGGAGAGACTGCTGGACATCCTGCGAGAGGTGGAGACGGAGAAAAATGACAAGGACAAGAAGATCGCAGAGTTGGAAAG TCCCCCACCCTTTGCCCCACGTCCAACCCCTCGTCCCAGTGGCAGAGCCCCTCCTGACCCGCTCCCTTCTGTGTCCGCTGCCCCCCAGCAGATAGGGGGCATGGTGTGGGATTTCCTGGGAAA GCAAGGAGGCAAAGAGCAGAATAAGAAGGGCTCCAACATTAAACTGGGACCACAGGGCGACAAAAAAATCTTAGGTCAGGACCCACGTAAGGACGGCTCCCTGGAAGGTGTCAAG TTGGAGGAGCTGATGAACACGTTGGAGCGAACAAGACAAGAGCTGGACTCCACCAAGCAGCGCCTCTCGTCCACGCAGCAGTCTCTGCAGGAACGGGACTCGCACCTCACCAACATGAGACAAGAGCGACGGAAACAgctggaggagatcctggagaTGAA ACAACAAGCTCTACTGGCAGCCATCAGTGAGAAAGATGCCAACATCGCTCTCCTGGAACTGTCAGCCTCGAATAAGAAGAAGACTCAAGAAGAGGTGATGGCGCTGAAGAGAGAGCGGGACAAGCTGATGCACCAGCTCAAGCAACAC acacagagcaggatgAAACTGATAGCAGACAACTATGAAGATGAGCAGTACCACCCTCACGGCCCTCACCATCCTCCGTCTCAGCCTCAGACGCAGTACCCCCACCCTCCTCACGCCCAGCAGGCTCAGTATCCACACGGCCCTCACCCGCAGCATCAGCCACACCCGCAACACCCTCAGCACCCTCCACACCCCCAGGGTCCCCAGCAGCACCCTCACCCGCAGCAGCCGCAGATGCCCTATCCACACGCTCCTCATCCACAGCAGCACCCTCCGCACAGCCAACCTCCgccgcagcatcagcagcacccACGTCAACcccagccccagctccagcaccCACCCCAGCACCCTCACGGAcaccctcctcctcagcagccgCACGGCCCTCCACAGCCGGGGCCACACCCACAACACCCACACCCGCAGCACCCACAGCACCCGCAGCACCTTCAACACGCCCCGCAGCCGCATCACCCACAGCACCCGCACCACGCTCAGCATCCACGCCACCCGTCCCCCCACCACCGTGGAGGACCAGCACGAGGACCCCCACACGCCGGCCATCGCCCTTCTCCAGACCAG GACGATGAGGAAGGAATCTGGGCATAA
- the erc2 gene encoding ERC protein 2 isoform X4, protein MYGSARAVGHIESSPARSPRLPRSPRLGHRRANSGGGGGAGGKTLSMENIQSLNAAYATSGPMYLSDHEAVGSTATYPKGTVTLGRATSRAMYGGRVTAMGSSPNIASVGLPHGDLLSYSDLGSLSMLHSHHHQGVPSALLRQAVRSSGGELLEMQAQLRDMQRENELLRRELDLKDSKLGSSTNSIKSFWSPELKKERIMRKEEAARTSILKEQMRVTHEENQLMDARRTKHLQMTIQALQDELRTQRDLNHLLQQESGNRAASDHFTTIELTEENFRRLQAEHDRQAKELFLLRKTLEEMELRIETQKQTLGARDESIKKLLEMLQSKGLPSGPGRASDEEEQERSRRIAEAEAQLGHLEVILDQKEKENIHLREELHRRNQLHQDPSKTKALQTIIEMKDTKIASLERNIRDLEDEIQMLKANGLLNSEDREEEIKQMEVYKNHSKFMKTKIDQLKQELSKKESELLALQTKLETLNNQNSDCKQHIEVLKESLTAKEQRAAILQTEVDALRLRLEEKESFLNKKTKQLQDLTEEKGTLAGEIRDMKDMLEVKERKINVLQKKIENLQEQLRDKDKQLGNLKDRVKSLQTDSSNTDTALATLEEALSEKERIIERLKDQREREDRERLEEVDLYKKENKDLKEKVNSLQIELTEKESSLIDLKEHASSLASSGLKKDSKLKSLEIAIEQKKEECSKLETQLQKKAHEVEHQTGPRGNPEYVDRVKLLEKEVNYYKDEANKSQAEVERLLDILREVETEKNDKDKKIAELESPPPFAPRPTPRPSGRAPPDPLPSVSAAPQQIGGMVWDFLGKQGGKEQNKKGSNIKLGPQGDKKILGQDPRKDGSLEGVKLEELMNTLERTRQELDSTKQRLSSTQQSLQERDSHLTNMRQERRKQLEEILEMKQQALLAAISEKDANIALLELSASNKKKTQEEVMALKRERDKLMHQLKQHTQSRMKLIADNYEDEQYHPHGPHHPPSQPQTQYPHPPHAQQAQYPHGPHPQHQPHPQHPQHPPHPQGPQQHPHPQQPQMPYPHAPHPQQHPPHSQPPPQHQQHPRQPQPQLQHPPQHPHGHPPPQQPHGPPQPGPHPQHPHPQHPQHPQHLQHAPQPHHPQHPHHAQHPRHPSPHHRGGPARGPPHAGHRPSPDQDDEEGIWA, encoded by the exons ATGTACGGCAGTGCCAGAGCTGTAGGTCATATCGAGAGCAGCCCCGCGCGGTCCCCGCGCCTGCCAAGGTCCCCCAGATTGGGCCATCGCAGGGCCAAcagtgggggtgggggtggtgCGGGGGGCAAGACGCTCTCCATGGAGAACATCCAGTCCCTGAATGCTGCTTACGCTACTTCAGGGCCCATGTACCTAAGTGACCACGAGGCTGTGGGCTCCACTGCCACGTACCCGAAAGGCACAGTGACTCTGGGCCGCGCCACCAGCCGGGCCATGTACGGGGGCCGCGTCACAGCCATGGGCAGCAGTCCTAACATTGCTTCTGTGGGGCTGCCCCACGGTGACCTTCTGTCTTACAGTGACCTGGGCTCCCTCTCCATGCTGCACTCCCACCACCACCAGGGGGTGCCCTCCGCCCTGCTGAGGCAGGCGGTGCGAAGCAGTGGGGGGGAGCTGCTGGAGATGCAGGCCCAGCTCAGAGATATGCAGAGGGAGAATGAGCTGCTGCGCAGGGAGCTTGACCTGAAGGACAGTAAGTTGGGATCATCCACTAACAGCATCAAGAGCTTCTGGAGCCCGGAGCTGAAGAAGGAGCGCATCATGAGGAAGGAGGAAGCGGCTCGGACCTCCATCTTAAAGGAgcagatgagagtcactcaCGAAGAGAACCAG CTGATGGATGCCAGGAGAACTAAG CATCTCCAGATGACGATCCAGGCTCTGCAGGACGAGCTGCGCACCCAACGGGACCTCAaccacctgctgcagcaggagagcGGGAACCGGGCCGCCTCGGATCACTTCACCACCATTGAGCTGACCGAGGAGAACTTCCGCAGGCTGCAGGCCGAGCATGACCGACAGGCCAAGGAGCTGTTTTTGCTGAGGAAAAccctggaggagatggagctgAGGATCGAGACCCAGAAACAGACGCTGGGCGCCCGGGACGAGTCCATCAAGAAGCTGCTGGAGATGCTTCAGAGTAAAGGGCTGCCGTCCGGACCTGGCCGGGCTTCTgacgaggaggagcaggagaggagccgGCGCATTGCTGAAGCAGAGGCTCAGCTAGGTCACCTGGAGGTCATACTGGAtcagaaggaaaaggaaaacatccATCTTAGAGAG GAACTGCACAGGAGAAACCAACTGCATCAGGATCCAAGTAAGACTAAGGCCCTGCAGACCATCATAGAGATGAAA GACACCAAAATCGCCTCCTTGGAGCGCAACATCCGAGATCTGGAGGATGAGATTCAAATGCTGAAGGCCAACGGTTTGCTCAACTCAGAGGACCGAGAGGAGGAGATCAAACAGATGGAGGTCTACAAGAACCACTCCAAGTTCATGAAGACGAAG ATCGACCAGCTGAAGCAGGAGCTGTCAAAGAAGGAGTCGGAGCTGTTGGCTCTGCAGACCAAGCTAGAGACCCTGAACAACCAGAACTCAGACTGCAAACAGCACATCGAGGTGCTCAAAGAGTCTCTCACTGCCAAAGAGCAACGAGCTGCCATCCTGCAGACGGAG GTGGACGCGCTGCGTCTGcgtctggaggagaaggaatCCTTCCTGAACAAGAAGACGAAGCAGCTGCAGGACCTGACGGAGGAGAAAGGAACTCTTGCTGGAGAAATCAGGGACATGAAGGACATGTTGGAAGTCAAAGAGAGGAAGATTAATGTGCTGCAGAAAAAG ATTGAGAATCTTCAGGAACAGTTGAGAGACAAAGACAAGCAGCTGGGGAACCTGAAAGACAGAGTCAAGTCTCTGCAGACCGACTCCAGTAACACTGACACTGCCCTGGCCACGCTGGAGGAGGCGCTATCAGAGAAG GAGAGAATAATCGAACGTCTAAAGgaccaaagagagagagaagacagaGAACGCCTGGAGGAAGTGGATCTAtataagaaagaaaacaaggacCTGAAGGAGAAAGTGAACAGCCTGCAGATAGAATTAACTGAAAAGGag TCCAGTCTCATCGATTTAAAAGAACACGCCTCCTCGCTGGCATCGTCCGGCCTCAAGAAAGACTCCAAGCTCAAGTCGCTGGAGATTGCCATTGAGCAGAAAAAAGAGGAGTGTAGTAAGTTGGAGACGCAGTTGCAGAAG AAAGCCCACGAGGTGGAGCATCAGACCGGGCCCAGGGGGAACCCCGAGTATGTCGACCGAGTCAAACTGCTGGAGAAAGAGGTGAACTACTACAAAGATGAAGCCAACAAGAGCCAGGCCGAGGTGGAGAGACTGCTGGACATCCTGCGAGAGGTGGAGACGGAGAAAAATGACAAGGACAAGAAGATCGCAGAGTTGGAAAG TCCCCCACCCTTTGCCCCACGTCCAACCCCTCGTCCCAGTGGCAGAGCCCCTCCTGACCCGCTCCCTTCTGTGTCCGCTGCCCCCCAGCAGATAGGGGGCATGGTGTGGGATTTCCTGGGAAA GCAAGGAGGCAAAGAGCAGAATAAGAAGGGCTCCAACATTAAACTGGGACCACAGGGCGACAAAAAAATCTTAGGTCAGGACCCACGTAAGGACGGCTCCCTGGAAGGTGTCAAG TTGGAGGAGCTGATGAACACGTTGGAGCGAACAAGACAAGAGCTGGACTCCACCAAGCAGCGCCTCTCGTCCACGCAGCAGTCTCTGCAGGAACGGGACTCGCACCTCACCAACATGAGACAAGAGCGACGGAAACAgctggaggagatcctggagaTGAA ACAACAAGCTCTACTGGCAGCCATCAGTGAGAAAGATGCCAACATCGCTCTCCTGGAACTGTCAGCCTCGAATAAGAAGAAGACTCAAGAAGAGGTGATGGCGCTGAAGAGAGAGCGGGACAAGCTGATGCACCAGCTCAAGCAACAC acacagagcaggatgAAACTGATAGCAGACAACTATGAAGATGAGCAGTACCACCCTCACGGCCCTCACCATCCTCCGTCTCAGCCTCAGACGCAGTACCCCCACCCTCCTCACGCCCAGCAGGCTCAGTATCCACACGGCCCTCACCCGCAGCATCAGCCACACCCGCAACACCCTCAGCACCCTCCACACCCCCAGGGTCCCCAGCAGCACCCTCACCCGCAGCAGCCGCAGATGCCCTATCCACACGCTCCTCATCCACAGCAGCACCCTCCGCACAGCCAACCTCCgccgcagcatcagcagcacccACGTCAACcccagccccagctccagcaccCACCCCAGCACCCTCACGGAcaccctcctcctcagcagccgCACGGCCCTCCACAGCCGGGGCCACACCCACAACACCCACACCCGCAGCACCCACAGCACCCGCAGCACCTTCAACACGCCCCGCAGCCGCATCACCCACAGCACCCGCACCACGCTCAGCATCCACGCCACCCGTCCCCCCACCACCGTGGAGGACCAGCACGAGGACCCCCACACGCCGGCCATCGCCCTTCTCCAGACCAG GACGATGAGGAAGGAATCTGGGCATAA